From Slackia heliotrinireducens DSM 20476:
CCCGGATTTAGACGATACCCAAACGTTTGCACGGGTCGCATATGCGGCCCGTTTCTTTTTGCCGGCAGCCGTCGGCGCCGTTGCGGCCCGACTTCGCCAAGATATCGAAAATACCAGGTAAAAAGTCTATCACGTAAATTATGCGATTACCGGGGAAGGCGGTTTCGAGGCAATTTCAGGGGGTGTATGCGATAGATTTCCGCTTTCCGAGGGCGTACTTTCAGCCTGGGGAAAACAGAAGAAGCAAGGGGATTCCAGAAGCTTCAGCCTGCCGAATCAATCCGGCGTGGGGGCACGGATCGCAGAGCAAAGCGTATGGCATCTCAGGCAATCAGCCACTAGAAGAAAGGGGGAGTGCATGCTTGATTCCACGCTGTCCAGACGTTCATTCTTCAAGATCGCTGCCGCAACGGCAGGAGCTGCTCTTGTGGCATCTGAAGTCGAAGCAACGATGTTCGAGAATCCTGAACTGGCACATGCCGAGGAGGAAATCGACGTCAAGGTCATCCACTCCACGTGCCGCGGCTGCGGCAAAATGGAATGCGGCAACCTGATCACCGTCCAAAACGGGCGTGTCGTGCATATCGAAGGCGACCATCGCGCCGTCGCATCCCGCGGCAATCTCTGCGTCAAAGGACGTGCTGCAACGCAGGCCCTGTACCATCCCGACCGCATCCGCTATCCTCTCATCCGCACCACGCCGAAGGGCGAAGACCCCAAATGGAAGCGCGTGTCGCACGATGAGGCCATTCAATATATGGCAGACGGCTTCAACAGCGTCATCGAGAAGTACGGCCAGCATTCCATCAAGTGCCTCCACGGCACCGGCCGAATCACCACCTACGCCACCGAGGCGTACCCGACTTACCTCATCCAGACCGCGAACACCGGTTCTCCCGCAGGCGTCATCTGCAAGGGTCCGCGCCTGTCGGCGGCAGCCATGATCTGCTTCCCGGGCGCGCATTGGTGCAACCTCATCGACGGCCAGAAGGTCAACTTCCAATGGGGCACCAACCAAGAGGTCTCGAACTACGACAACTCCTGCCGTGTCACCGTCGACGAGCACGTGAAGGCCGAGACCACCATCCAGGTCGGCCCCCGTATGCAGAACCTCGGCAAAGAGGCGGACATCTGGATCGACCTGCGCCCCGGCACCGACGACGCCGTTGCCTTGGGCCTGCTGCACCAGGCCGTGTTCAACGAGAACTGCCATCCGGACATGATGTTCGTCAAGAAGTGGACCAACGCCCCCTTCCTGTATTGCGAAGACATCGAGCCTAGCGGCTGGACCTGGTCCAAGTGGGGCGAGCCGGAAGGCAAGCAGGAGATGGGCTCCTACCCGCTGGACATCCGCACCCGCATTGTGAAGGAATCCGACCTGGTCGAGGGCGGCTCCGTGCGCAAGATGGCCTATTGGGACACCAAGTCCGACAGCCTGCAGTTCTTCGACACTGAAAAGTGCCTGTGGGAAGGCCAGACCGAATACCAGTACCCGGACCTCGAAAAGGACTGCGTCGAATACAAGGGCGGCATCCTGGCCACCGACCCCGGGTTCCCCGTGGACATCGACCCTGCCATCGAAGGCACCTACGAGATCACGCTCAAGGACGGCACCAAAGCCACCTGCGAGCCCGTCTGGGAAATGTTCAAGCGTCACCTGGAGCCCTGGACCCCGGAGCACACCTCCGAGATCACCGGCGTTGCTCCTGAGAAGTTCGTCGCCGCGGCTGAAGCGTATTGCGAAGAGCCCGGCAAGGGCGGCATCGTCTTCAACCTTCCGCTGGAGCATGCAGGCAACTCCATCCAGACCTCCATGCTGCCGCTGATCCTGTCGGCCCTGATGAACAACATTGACTCTCCTGGCGGACAGCGCGGCTGCGAGAACATGTTCTTCACCATGGACACGTTCTTCCAGTATCACATCCCCTGGTCCAACGGCACGCTGGACCCGGTGGAGCAGGCGAAGGTCGTCGGCGGCGACCGCTTCCCGCTGACCCCGTTCTTCCAGATGGTCGGCGGTGCGGCCCTGTATCACGATCCCATCTCCGCCGCTGAGGCCATCCTGTACGACGACCCGTATCCCATCCGCGCCATGATCTCCAATTCCGGCCAGCACTTCAACTCCGGCAACGCTTGGCAGAACTGGCAGGCTTTCGAGTCGCTGGACTTCTTCGGCGGCTGGGAGCTGTGGCACAGCCCCACCATCGAGCTGGCCGACGTGGTCATGCCTTCGGCCCACTTCCTGGAGGTCAGCGTCCTGCGTTACACCCAGGGTGGCGAAGGTGCCATCGGCGCCCAGGTCCAGGCCGTAAAACGCCAGGGCGACGCCTCGTGGGACTCCGCAGACATCTGCTGCGAGCTGTCCAAGGCCATGGGTTACGAATACTGGCCGACCCAGGGCAAGCCGATGCCCCAGTGGCCCGACAAGTGGATGAAGCCGTGGCCGACGGAGAAGGATATGCTCGACATGTCCGTGTTGCCGATGAGCCCCGACCTTCCCTTCGACATCGCCGTCCCGGCTCCCGACGGAACCATCCTGCGGGCCAAGGATTGGCAGGATTACGTGGACCAGTACCAGACCCACAGCCAGTGGAACCTCAAGGAGATCAGCCCCTTCGGTTACTATTACCGCTTCCAGTGGGGACACTTCCGTCCGCGTCCTGCGACCGATCCGACGGCTCCCTACGTGCCCGGCTTCAACACGCCGACGGGCAAGTTCGAGATCCTTTCCACCATCTTGGAGTCGTATCACGGCAAGAACACCCGCTGGCAGGAGGCTCCGGGTTCCTACAACGGCATCCCAGGCTACCGCGAGCCGGTCGAGTCGCCGTTCAGCTCGCCCGATCTGTACAAGGAGTACCCGATCATCCTGACTTCCGGCCGCCGCAACCCGCTGTACTTCCACAACGAGGGACGTCAGCAGCCTTGGCTGCGCGAGCTCACGCCCTGCGCGACCTTCCAGATCCATCCGGATACCGCTGCCGAGCTGGGCATCGAACAGGGCGATTGGTGCTGGATCGAATCCAAGCGAGGCAAGATCCGCCAGGTCGCAGACCTGTTCTACGGCATCCGCCCCGGCACCATCGAGTGCGACCACCAGTGGTGGTACCCCGAGCTGTCCGCACCGAAGCACGGATGGGACCTGTCCAACATCAACGTGCTGGTCAACATGGACCACGAGTCCCAAGACCCCATCTGCGGCACCTGCAACTGCCGTGGCTACCTGTGCAAGGTGTACAAGGCCACGCCGGAGAATTCGCCCTTCGGCAACCCGTGTCCTTGCGACGATGACGGTACGGAGATCATCCACAGCGCCACCGATCCGCGCCTGAAGGAATGGCTGCCCACCTACGAATACGAAGTCGTGTAGTCGAGAAAGGAGCGATAATGACTCAATATGCGGTCATCACCGACCTCAACCGCTGCGTTTCCTGCCTCAACTGCTGCGTTGCCTGCAAGGAAGCAAACGATGTGCCTATCGGCAACTTCTGGATCAAGATCCTGCGCGTCGGGCCGAATCCCAAGACCGAGGATTCCGTCTATCCCGATGTGGAGATGTACTACCTGCCCATCAGCTGCCAGCACTGCAAGAATCCGGCATGCGTCGACGTGTGCCCCACGGGCGCCTCGCACCGTACGGAGAACGGAACCGTGCAGATCGACCACGACAAGTGCATCGGCTGCCAGTTCTGCGTCATGGCCTGCCCTTACGGCGTCCGCTACCTCAACGAGGAAGAGGGCGTGGTGGAGAAGTGCACCCGCTGCTACCAGAAGACCAACGAAGGCGAGCTGCCTTCTTGCGTCACGTCCTGCGGCGGCCGTGCCCGTTGGTTCGGCGACATGGACCTGGGCTACGAGGACTTCAGGGGCTCCCTGGGTGCCGACGGCCAGCCTCTGCGCTTTACCGACACCGATTATGTCAAGCCGTTTGAGGAGAGCGACGTCTACTCGTTGCCGGATTCCGGCAACGGGCCTTCCGACCGCTTCATCCTCCGCAACAGGACTTGGAGGTAGACCATGGATCTTCAGTGGCCTCTCATTATCTTCACCCTGCTGCTGTGCATGTCCGGCGGCATGATGGGCTTCCAGGGATGGCTTGCCCTCAAGGGTCAGGGGACCCGCAAGTTCCATCTGATCGCCTCGCTCGCCGGTCTCGTCGCGCTCGGCGTCGGCGGCTTCGCATCCTTCCTGCACCTGCAGCACTGGGAGCGCATCTTCAACGGATTCGGCCATATCACCTCCGGCATCACCCATGAGATGATCGCCGTCGTGGTGATGGCGCTGGTGTTCGTCATCGAGCTGGGCATCCTGTGGAAGAACCGCGAGAACGGCGAAGAGGGCCAGGTGCTGCCGAAGGCGCTGGCCGTCGTCGCTGTCGTGGTGGCCCTGCTTCTGGGCTTCGTGTGCGCGCATTCTTACGACATGTACGCGCGTCCTGCCTGGGGTAACTTCGCTTTGTATCTGTATTACTATGCAAGCGAGCTCATTCTGGGCGCCACAGGTCTGTGGCTGGTGGCTTCGGTGACCAAGCAGGACCTCGGCATCAACAGGAAGCTGGCGCTGGCCTCTGCCGTCGCGGGCGCCGTTTCGGCGGTCGTGACCATAGCCTGCGTGCTCTACATCAGCACCATCGACGTCCCGACCGTGGGCATTGCGTTCTACACCATCGACCCGACCGCTCCGGCGGCCGATCCTGCCGGCACGCTGTCGTCGCCGTTGAGCGGCGCGAACGCACCGTTGTTCTGGCTGGGCGTCGTCATCATCGGATCGCTGGTGCCGGCCTTGGCAGGCTTCTTGGCCGCCAAGAAGGAAGGCCTTGCGAGTGCTGCGGCGCTGCCGGCTCTTGCCGTGATATGCGCCCTGGCCGGCGGCATCTGCTACCGCGTCATCCTCTACGTCGTAGCCATAGCCGGATACGTGTACTTCTAAGATCTTTCTCCTCTCATTGCACGGGGGCGGTCCTCCCTCCCCTCTAAACCGCCCCCGTGCAACCGATCTGACCGTCTTCTGTTCTGTCTTCTGAGCGGAATAGGCTGCGCCCCCACTCGTCCATATTCAGCAGCCTGTTCTTCTCAGGAAACAGGATATCGAAAGGGGGATTGCACATATGGATACTGATATCCGAGATTTCATCATCGAGGACGACCTGTTCGATCCGTTCATGGACGAGAACGAAGACGACGACCGTGCCGAAATCGACGAAGAACCTGAAACGCCGCTGATCGGCGAACCGTTGGACGAATGGAAGAAGCCCGTTGAGGACTGGCGCCCGGCGCAGGTTCGCATCAAGGACCTGTTCGAGGAGATGCCCGGCCAGAAGCGCATGATGCTCAAGATCATCGATTACTGCCGCGAGGAGCGTACGGGTGAGGAAATGGACGTCTTCACCAACGACCTCAAGCAGTATTGCTACAGCGTGTATTCGCCGGTCGTCTTCCGCGAGCTGCTGGAAGAGGCGGGCGCCATCGAATACATCAAACCCGACGAGCCGGAAGGTTCGCAGGACGCCGCCCAGTCGGAAGAAAGGGCCCAGGCGGGCGGGGAGCTGCCGGAAGAGGCGGTATCGCCGCATCGCGGAGACGTCTACGGCACGCTGCCCGTGGATGACGAAAGCACCCTTGTTCCCATCGACGGGGCCGACATCGTGCACGAGAGCTACATCGAAGGCGACGAGGAGATTCAGATGGACTTCCTGGAGATCACTCCGTGCGAGCCGGGCACCTGGAAGGCCACGGAAGCGGGGCTTGAGGCCGTCGATTCCATGGACGACCTGGACGGAACCAAGGAACTGCTCGGCAAGGAACCCAAGTATCTGGATATCTACCATCAGATTCTCGACTACTGCCAAGACGAGTACGGCCGGTCATCCAAAGAGATCGACAAGCTGGTCAACGACAGCCCGCTGCTTGAGGAGCCGCGTCGCTATTCCGGGTATTTCGTCAGCCGTCTGGAGAAGCAGGGCGCTCTTGAATGGCGCAACGGCTGGTTCGTGACCGAGGTAGGCAAGAAGATTATCGAGGAGGCGGCTGCCCATGTCTAAAGAGATCAACCTCGTCTCGGTGATGGAGGGCCGTCTGGCAACGTACAGCATGCTGGCCCGCCTGTATCGCAAAGAGGTCGACCAGGCCTATTTGGATAAGATGCTCAAGATGCGCTGCCCCGTGAACACCGGCAGTACCGATGTGGACACGGGTTACCGCCTGTTCCACAAGTATTTGAGCGGCGTATGGGAACGCACCATGGAGGATTTGGATCGCGACTACCTGCGCACGTTCATCGGTGCCAACACCACGGGGCATTCCGCAGCGTATCCCAACGAATCCGTCCATACGTCCCAGGACCGCCTGGTCATGCAGGATGCGCGCGACGAAGTGCGCGCCATCTACCGTGCGGCAGGCCTCGAGAACTCGGAGGACTGGAACCAAGGCGAGGACCATATCGCTGTGGAGCTCGAATACATGGCGGTTGAGACGCGCCGCGCGCTTGCAGCGCTCAAGGAGGACGACCTGCTTACTGCTTCTCGCGAAACGATGCGCCAGTACAACTTCCTGCGCGACCACCTGCTGTCGTGGGTGCCGTTCATGGTCAACGACATGCTGAAGTTCGCCCAAACCGATTTCTACCGCGCATTGGCATATCTGACCCGCGGCTTCCTGGATGTGGACCGCGATTTTCTGGAGAACGTGCTGCAGGAGGAGCTTGAAGCGGAGCGGTTGATGAAGGGCGGGGAAGACAGGGATGCATCGGTCGAATCCGCGGAAGGCGAAGGAGAGCCTGCTGCTTAAGGAGCCGGGCGCCATGGACGTTTGCGGGCTTGGAGCCCACAGGAATGCTGAAGGGGGATGTTGCACATGCAGGAAGCCGGATCGTTCGGCCGTCGCAGCTTTGTTGCGGGGGCCGCAGGATGCGGTGCAATGTTGGCGTTGGGCCTTGCCAAGTTCGCACCGGAAGGGGATATCTGTCGGCCCCCAGGAGCTCAGGACGAGTCCCGGTTCATCGGTGCCTGCGTGCGCTGCGGAAAGTGCCTGGAGGTGTGCCCGAACGGCGTAATCACTCCTGCGACGATTGAGGACGGCATCGTCTCCATACGTACCCCGAAGCTGAATTTCTCCCGTTCGGCATCGCAGCTGCACGGGAAATTGGGCTGGTGCGACCACTGCGCCGAGAACAACGACGGCATCGCCAAATGCGCCGAGGTGTGCCCGTCGGGCGCCCTGAGCCTGGATGACGACTCGTCCTTCGACACCATGAAGCTCGGCATCGCCTATATCGAGCGCGATTGGTGTCTGGCCTGGATGCTAAAGGGGTGCACGCTATGCAAGAACGCCTGCCCCAAGGATGCCATCTATTTCGACGAGCACAACCGTCCGCATGTGGACGAAGAGGGCTGCAACGGCTGCGGAAGCTGCGAGCAGGCATGCGTCAGCCTTGAGAGCGTGTCTTTGGGCGCCGGCGACCGTTCCGGCGATATCCGCGCCATCAAGATCTACCCCGTGGGCTGGGAACCGAAGGAGGACGAATAATCATGAAGAAGATGAAGACGTCGACCCTTCGCGGTTTGGTGGTGTTGGCCGTCACGCTGGTCATCGCGGTGGGATACTTCACCCATATGGGTATCGGAAACCTGAGCGGATTCGGGTTCGACGTGTTCTCCGTGCTGTGTCCTTTGGGCTATCTGGAAAGCCTGCTTGCCAGCAGGACCTTCGTTCCGCGCGCGCTTATCTCGTTTGTCGGCGTGTGCGTGCTCGTGCTGCTGCTGGGCCGCGTGTTCTGCGCGTGGATCTGCCCCATGCCGCAGCTGCAGCGCTTCATCCCCGGATTCAAGGCGAAGCAGAAAGCCCAGGCGGCCGCCGAGGCCCATGCGGCCCGCGCCGACCTGGCATCCGACCCGTCCGCCAAACCGAACCGATTCAAGCTGGATTCCCGTTTCGGCGTGCTGGTCGGGGCTTTGGCATCTGCGGCCATCTTCGGATTCCCCGTGTTCTGCCTCGTATGCCCTGTGGGCCTGACCTTCGCAACGGTGTATCTCGTCATGCGCCTGTTCGCTTTCGGCGAAGTGACCTGGACCGTCATTGCGGTGCCGTTGGTGCTGCTGGTCGAGGTCGTGTTCTTCCGCACCTGGTGCTCGAAGTTCTGCCCGCTGGGCGCTCTCATGTCGCTGCTTTCGGCCGGCAACCGCACCCTGCGTCCCACCATTGACGACAAGGCGTGCCTGCATGCATCAAAGGGCGTGAAATGCTTCGCCTGCTCGAAGGCATGTCCGCAGCACATCGACATCCGCAGGCCCGATATCTCCGAAGCGGCGCTGAGCGATTGCACCAAGTGCCGCGAGTGCGCGGACCATTGCCCGGCGCACGCCATTACCTTCCCGATCCTGCCGCAATCGCAGGGGACCGTCGAGGCGAAAGCCGAGGTCAAGCACTAAGGCGGTGTTGAACATTGATGAAATGGGTTGAAACGGATAAGCACAGCGTGGCCGATGAGATGGCCGCGCTGTCTGCGCTTGCGAGTTTCGGCTTGAGCGTGTACCCCGAGCGGTGCGTCCGCGTGCGCAACCGCCATTCATCCTGCAGCAGGTGTGCCGATGCCTGCACGTCCGGCGCCATTTCGCTGGAACACGGCGAATGGAGCATGAACCCCGACCTCTGCGTCGGGTGCGGAACCTGCGCGACTGTATGTCCCACCTGCGCATTGGAGGCGCAGCATCCAAACGATACGATGCTGATGGCTTCTGCCATGAAAAGCGCCCGGGCCTGCGAAGGCGAGGCGGTGTTCGTCTGCCATAGGACCATGGAACGCCATCCGGACATCGATTCCGACAAGGTCTGCCAGGTTGTGTGCTTGAGCCGCCTGGAGGAGACGTTGGTGGCTACGTTGTTCGCCCAGGGCGTGAAGCGTGTGGCGGGCGTGCATGCGGACTGCGCGAACTGCCCGCGCCACCAGGGAATCAAGAGCGCGCACCTCGTGAAAGACACGATGTCGGCCATTTGTGAAACCTGGGGTATCGACGCCCGTCTCGTTTTGACAGACGAGTTGCCTTCTGCGGCTTTGCGGGATGACGGGGCCTTTCCGGCATCGGATGATCCGGACGGAATCGATTTGAGCGCGTACGTGGCCGCGCCGGATCGCGATCAGGCGATGGCAGAAGGATCGAGCGTTTCCCAAGTGGATGGACGCATCAAGGCGAGCTACGTGCCCGCCCATGTCATGAAGGACGGCACGCTTCCGCATTTCGTGCCGTCGCGTCGGCAGAGGCTGCTTGACCAGCTGGCGACCTTCGGAGAGCCGGTTGCCGACGAGCTCGATTGCCGATTGTGGGGGCATGTCGTCATCGATTTCAATGCATGCAAGTCCTGCAAGATGTGCGCTGTGTTCTGCCCGACGGGGGCCATCTGCAAGTATCGCGACGAAAACGGCGTGGCGGGCATCGAGCACTATGTGGCCGAATGCGTGCATTGCGGGCTCTGCCAGGACATCTGCCCTGCGGGCGCCATCAAGAGCGTGACCCAGGTTCCCGCCAAGCAGCTTGCGCATGGCGAAACCGAGCGGTACTGCATGCCCGATCCCGAGTGGTGGACCGGCCCCGACCAGATCCTGCGCAGGATGCGGCCTCAGATTTCAGGCAATTCCGTATCCCACAGTTACTGACAGACGCGCTCGGCTTCGCATCGGGGAGGCATGACGCGTTCACCGGGTTGCCGATGCCGCCGACGGCATCGGTGCTCGAAGGAAAGCCCTGCCGCACGGATTCCTCCTGCGGCAGGGCTTTCCTTCGTGTTTTTGCGTTTTCAGAGCCGATGGCGGCGCTCCGCACCCGGGTGGACAGGGGTTATGCGCTCTTCAGATAGGATACGAGGGCTTGGTAGTCGGCTTCGAGGTCGTCGAGCTCCGCTACGGCAGGCAGGCATTCCTCATCGAGCTGGGCCAGGATGTCGCTCATCTTCATGTACAGCCCGCTGATGGCAAGGTTTCCGCACAGGGATTGGAAAGCACGTCCGGCCTCGGCCGCTGCAGCCATGTCGACGGTCGCCTCGTCACCTTCGCCCTGGGGGACCAACGCCGCCTTGAATGCGGCATAGGCCTCGTTATTGGTGAATTTCCGCAGCTCGCGGTCGTATGCGACGCTGTCGTTGCCGAAGTTGATCGCGCCTGTGCCGTAGCTTACGCCGAGCTTCAAGATTTCACGTCGAGAGATTGCCATAACGGCCTCCTTTCCTTTGTCAGCACCATATGTAGGGGCTGTCGATGAGCTTCTTCATTGAGTTCCGAATGGCGTCCGGTCCGCCCTTCTCATCGTAGATGTTCTGCATGTCGGTGACTTCCGTGTAACCGTCGACGAGTTCGGCCGTGGGCACGGTCGCATCCAATCTGACGGCGTGCTTCGGGCAGATGGCCGCACAAGTCCCGCATTGCACGCACAGGCTGGGAGCATGTAGCAGCTGGGTCCTTTTGGCGAAAGGATTCGCGAAGGCGGGTTTGTCCTGGGCGGTCTGGCTGGTACGGTTGGGATTGGACGGGGCCCGGTAGAGTTTGGCCGGCGCGGCGGACGGGTTCTCGTCGACGCGTTTGGCGATGGCCGCAGTTGGGCAGAAGACCGCGCACATCTGGCAGCCGTTGCAGAGGTTCTGGTCGATGGTTATCCTGCCCATAAGGCGGGTGGTCACGTCGGGGAGTTCGGGGTCTCCGAGCTCGGCCAGGGCATCCTGGAGGAGCTGGCGGCGCCGCGGGTAGAAATGGGGCAGCGTTCCGTCTTCGGCTACGTGTTCGAACTGGGGTTTCTCCACGTTCCGGTTGAACGTGCGCTCGATGAAGAAATCGGCCGTTTCGGCGGCAGAGGTCTGCAGCGCATCCTTCACGCCTAAGAACACCTCGCGGCGCCGCGCGTCGTAGGTGCGGTCGGTCTGCAGTCGGCAGGATTTGGGAAAGGTGCCGCCGATGCGTACAGGGATGGTGTAGCCCCATGCTTTGAGCAGGGCGGATGCATTGAATGCAACCTGGTGCGCCACAGGGGATCCTTCCGTGTATTCGCATTGCTCGCATTCGCCTTCGACCAGGCGAATGGACGTTGCGCCAGCCGCGGCCAAAAGCACCAGGAGGCTTTCGTCCAGGCGGCCCAGGCAGGCTACCTGCACAATGGTATCGGGGTCGACGGCATGGCGCGCCCGGTTGGCCATGGGGGCGCAGGTGAACACGGCCCGGCCTCCGGTGCGGTCCATCACCTGTTTTGCCGCTCTCGCGATTTCGAGGTCGTCAGGGTTACGCGGGGCTATGGCTTCGGTCGGGCAGACTGTGGCGCAGGTTCCGCATCCGATGCATTTCTCGGCGTCGATGGCGATGCGGTTGTCATGGGTGTTGATGCAGCCCGATACGCATGCGGCGGCGCAACGATTGCAACGTGCATTGCGATTGCGGACCATGAGGCATCGTTCGGCCGTGATGAGAAGGCTTTGGCTCTCGAGGCGCTCGAGCAAATCCATGTAGTCCGATACGCTCGACATGCTATTGCTCCAAGTCCCATTGGGGATAGATGTCGACCGAGGCGTGGCTCGGAGCGGAATGCATGGTGACGGTGAAGTCCTTGGAGCGTCCGTCCTTGATGCGGTATGCGGCCCCTGTGTAGCCGGCCACGATGTTGCCCTCGTCGTCTCGGAGCAGGACGCAGAGGGGGACGTTGCTCACGTATCCGCCGGTGTGGTTCCCGACCTTGCCGGTGATTTCGTAGCGGAAATAGAGCTTGTCCTGCTCTTCGTACGAGTCGACCGTGAAGATCGGCGTATAGCCGTCGGCATCCTGCCAAACGGTGGTGGCTCCGTCGACCGTGATGTCGACCCTGTCAGGCACTAGGCCCTCGCCGGCAATGCCGGCATAGCCGATGGATTCTCCAGGGCCGATGAACGATACGGTGGCGGTTTCCCCCGTGAGCTTCGTGCCATGCTTGTCATACGTGGTGATGGTGATGACAGTGTTGCGGGCAATCAGGTCATCGTTGGGGTTGGTGATGACTATGCCGTAGTGGACGAACCCGTCTTTGGCCCACCAGCCCTGCTCGTCTATGGTGACGTCGTTGCCGACCGCATCGGAGCTTTCGGAAACCGGTTGGGGCATGAAGGAGGGCTCGCCCTTTTCGAACACGGCTGTTTGGTCGTTGAATGATGTGCCTGTGATTTCGGTTGCGCATCCGGCAAGCGTGCAAGCGAGGATAAACGCAACGGCCAATGCGACGTACGGCGTCGCTGGCGAAAATGCCTGCGATGTACTCATGCTTCACCTCGTATGGTATGGGATTTCGGCAGAACCCCCTGTCTGCCGATTCGAGTGTAGCACCCGTCGCCTCGGAAGTTTAGACATAAATACCCTGAAACCGTTCCGTATGGACGGACCGGCTTGTCGTTGAATCTATGTGATATGGTTTGAACTGGGGAAAC
This genomic window contains:
- a CDS encoding molybdopterin-containing oxidoreductase family protein codes for the protein MLDSTLSRRSFFKIAAATAGAALVASEVEATMFENPELAHAEEEIDVKVIHSTCRGCGKMECGNLITVQNGRVVHIEGDHRAVASRGNLCVKGRAATQALYHPDRIRYPLIRTTPKGEDPKWKRVSHDEAIQYMADGFNSVIEKYGQHSIKCLHGTGRITTYATEAYPTYLIQTANTGSPAGVICKGPRLSAAAMICFPGAHWCNLIDGQKVNFQWGTNQEVSNYDNSCRVTVDEHVKAETTIQVGPRMQNLGKEADIWIDLRPGTDDAVALGLLHQAVFNENCHPDMMFVKKWTNAPFLYCEDIEPSGWTWSKWGEPEGKQEMGSYPLDIRTRIVKESDLVEGGSVRKMAYWDTKSDSLQFFDTEKCLWEGQTEYQYPDLEKDCVEYKGGILATDPGFPVDIDPAIEGTYEITLKDGTKATCEPVWEMFKRHLEPWTPEHTSEITGVAPEKFVAAAEAYCEEPGKGGIVFNLPLEHAGNSIQTSMLPLILSALMNNIDSPGGQRGCENMFFTMDTFFQYHIPWSNGTLDPVEQAKVVGGDRFPLTPFFQMVGGAALYHDPISAAEAILYDDPYPIRAMISNSGQHFNSGNAWQNWQAFESLDFFGGWELWHSPTIELADVVMPSAHFLEVSVLRYTQGGEGAIGAQVQAVKRQGDASWDSADICCELSKAMGYEYWPTQGKPMPQWPDKWMKPWPTEKDMLDMSVLPMSPDLPFDIAVPAPDGTILRAKDWQDYVDQYQTHSQWNLKEISPFGYYYRFQWGHFRPRPATDPTAPYVPGFNTPTGKFEILSTILESYHGKNTRWQEAPGSYNGIPGYREPVESPFSSPDLYKEYPIILTSGRRNPLYFHNEGRQQPWLRELTPCATFQIHPDTAAELGIEQGDWCWIESKRGKIRQVADLFYGIRPGTIECDHQWWYPELSAPKHGWDLSNINVLVNMDHESQDPICGTCNCRGYLCKVYKATPENSPFGNPCPCDDDGTEIIHSATDPRLKEWLPTYEYEVV
- a CDS encoding 4Fe-4S dicluster domain-containing protein; this encodes MTQYAVITDLNRCVSCLNCCVACKEANDVPIGNFWIKILRVGPNPKTEDSVYPDVEMYYLPISCQHCKNPACVDVCPTGASHRTENGTVQIDHDKCIGCQFCVMACPYGVRYLNEEEGVVEKCTRCYQKTNEGELPSCVTSCGGRARWFGDMDLGYEDFRGSLGADGQPLRFTDTDYVKPFEESDVYSLPDSGNGPSDRFILRNRTWR
- a CDS encoding DmsC/YnfH family molybdoenzyme membrane anchor subunit, which produces MDLQWPLIIFTLLLCMSGGMMGFQGWLALKGQGTRKFHLIASLAGLVALGVGGFASFLHLQHWERIFNGFGHITSGITHEMIAVVVMALVFVIELGILWKNRENGEEGQVLPKALAVVAVVVALLLGFVCAHSYDMYARPAWGNFALYLYYYASELILGATGLWLVASVTKQDLGINRKLALASAVAGAVSAVVTIACVLYISTIDVPTVGIAFYTIDPTAPAADPAGTLSSPLSGANAPLFWLGVVIIGSLVPALAGFLAAKKEGLASAAALPALAVICALAGGICYRVILYVVAIAGYVYF
- a CDS encoding TorD/DmsD family molecular chaperone; the protein is MSKEINLVSVMEGRLATYSMLARLYRKEVDQAYLDKMLKMRCPVNTGSTDVDTGYRLFHKYLSGVWERTMEDLDRDYLRTFIGANTTGHSAAYPNESVHTSQDRLVMQDARDEVRAIYRAAGLENSEDWNQGEDHIAVELEYMAVETRRALAALKEDDLLTASRETMRQYNFLRDHLLSWVPFMVNDMLKFAQTDFYRALAYLTRGFLDVDRDFLENVLQEELEAERLMKGGEDRDASVESAEGEGEPAA
- a CDS encoding 4Fe-4S dicluster domain-containing protein yields the protein MQEAGSFGRRSFVAGAAGCGAMLALGLAKFAPEGDICRPPGAQDESRFIGACVRCGKCLEVCPNGVITPATIEDGIVSIRTPKLNFSRSASQLHGKLGWCDHCAENNDGIAKCAEVCPSGALSLDDDSSFDTMKLGIAYIERDWCLAWMLKGCTLCKNACPKDAIYFDEHNRPHVDEEGCNGCGSCEQACVSLESVSLGAGDRSGDIRAIKIYPVGWEPKEDE
- a CDS encoding 4Fe-4S binding protein — encoded protein: MKKMKTSTLRGLVVLAVTLVIAVGYFTHMGIGNLSGFGFDVFSVLCPLGYLESLLASRTFVPRALISFVGVCVLVLLLGRVFCAWICPMPQLQRFIPGFKAKQKAQAAAEAHAARADLASDPSAKPNRFKLDSRFGVLVGALASAAIFGFPVFCLVCPVGLTFATVYLVMRLFAFGEVTWTVIAVPLVLLVEVVFFRTWCSKFCPLGALMSLLSAGNRTLRPTIDDKACLHASKGVKCFACSKACPQHIDIRRPDISEAALSDCTKCRECADHCPAHAITFPILPQSQGTVEAKAEVKH
- a CDS encoding 4Fe-4S binding protein, encoding MKWVETDKHSVADEMAALSALASFGLSVYPERCVRVRNRHSSCSRCADACTSGAISLEHGEWSMNPDLCVGCGTCATVCPTCALEAQHPNDTMLMASAMKSARACEGEAVFVCHRTMERHPDIDSDKVCQVVCLSRLEETLVATLFAQGVKRVAGVHADCANCPRHQGIKSAHLVKDTMSAICETWGIDARLVLTDELPSAALRDDGAFPASDDPDGIDLSAYVAAPDRDQAMAEGSSVSQVDGRIKASYVPAHVMKDGTLPHFVPSRRQRLLDQLATFGEPVADELDCRLWGHVVIDFNACKSCKMCAVFCPTGAICKYRDENGVAGIEHYVAECVHCGLCQDICPAGAIKSVTQVPAKQLAHGETERYCMPDPEWWTGPDQILRRMRPQISGNSVSHSY
- a CDS encoding 4Fe-4S binding protein; protein product: MSSVSDYMDLLERLESQSLLITAERCLMVRNRNARCNRCAAACVSGCINTHDNRIAIDAEKCIGCGTCATVCPTEAIAPRNPDDLEIARAAKQVMDRTGGRAVFTCAPMANRARHAVDPDTIVQVACLGRLDESLLVLLAAAGATSIRLVEGECEQCEYTEGSPVAHQVAFNASALLKAWGYTIPVRIGGTFPKSCRLQTDRTYDARRREVFLGVKDALQTSAAETADFFIERTFNRNVEKPQFEHVAEDGTLPHFYPRRRQLLQDALAELGDPELPDVTTRLMGRITIDQNLCNGCQMCAVFCPTAAIAKRVDENPSAAPAKLYRAPSNPNRTSQTAQDKPAFANPFAKRTQLLHAPSLCVQCGTCAAICPKHAVRLDATVPTAELVDGYTEVTDMQNIYDEKGGPDAIRNSMKKLIDSPYIWC